Proteins encoded in a region of the Kwoniella shivajii chromosome 3, complete sequence genome:
- a CDS encoding asparagine synthase (glutamine-hydrolyzing), with the protein MCGIFCCFNRQGDLASYRPRAIACSKKQRHRGPDWSGCYMAKDTIMVHERLAIVGVDTGAQPLVSEDDQLVLAVNGEIYNHVALRKGLKNQDAVFKTHSDCEVIMHLYREHGTGLCAMLDGMFSFVLLDKSVEPPRLIAARDPIGITTLYMGYHSSAPDTLYFSSELKAIHEECDTLLAFPPGHFYDSKTKQTERYFKPTWWDGDKGSIPHNEVDYKLVRETLEAAVRKRLMSEVPYGVLLSGGLDSSLIASIAARETDKLAAEHEAYRKERKQAMADGKWVGDEKPLATWPQLHSFAVGLPGAPDLIAARKAADFLGTVHHEYTFTLEEGLDAIPEVIYHLETFDVTTVRASTPMYLLSRKIKAMGVKMVLSGEGSDEIYGGYLYFHAAPNAQDFHEELVKRVKNLHTADCLRANKSTMAWGLEARVPFLDKEFLEVSMNIDAKYKMFSKGAAQETDAEGRPKMEKYILRKAFDCAPDGKAYLPDSILWRQKEQFSDGVGYSWIDGMKDHAAAAVSDEAFEKRSERFPESTPDTKEAYWIRELFEHHFPSKAAAGTAVRWIPKQEWGVSSDPSGRAVSIHTAAYENKA; encoded by the exons ATGTGTGGCATTTTCTGTTGTTTCAACAGACAAGGCGATTTGGCGTCATACAGACCTAGGGCAATAGCTTGCTCGAAGAAACAGAGACATAGAGGACCCGATTGGTCAGGATGTTACATGGCGAAAGATACGATCATGGTGCATGAGAGATTGGCGATTGTCGGTGTGG ACACCGGTGCTCAACCTCTCGTCAGCGAAGATGACCAACTCGTTCTTGCCGTCAACGGTGAAATCTACAACCATGTCGCATTAAGAAAAGGTCTCAAAAACCAAGATGCCGTCTTCAAGACCCACTCTGATTGTGAAGTGATTATGCATTTG TATCGAGAACACGGTACTGGACTTTGTGCGATGCTTGATGGAATGTTCTCGTTTGTTCTCCTTGACAAATCCGTTGAACCTCCAAGATTGATTGCCGCTCGTGATCCTATCGGTATCACCACTCTATACATGGGATATCACTCTTCTGCACCTGACACACTCTACTTCTCCTCTGAACTCAAAGCAATCCACGAAGAATGTGACACTTTACTTGCATTCCCCCCAGGACACTTCTACGATTCAAAGACGAAACAAACAGAGAGATATTTCAAACCCACTTGGTGGGACGGTGATAAAGGTTCTATCCCTCATAACGAAGTGGACTACAAACTCGTCAGAGAAACCCTCGAAGCTGCAGTtagaaagagattgatgtCTGAAGTGCCTTACGGTGTACTTTTATCAGGTGGTTTAGATAGTAGTTTGATAGCTTCTATCGCCGCTAGAGAAACGGATAAATTGGCTGCAGAACATGAAGCTTAtaggaaggagaggaaacAGGCTATGGCTGATGGTAAATGGGTCG GCGATGAGAAACCGCTTGCCACTTGGCCTCAACTCCACTCTTTCGCCGTTGGTCTTCCCGGTGCTCCTGATTTGATTGCCGCTCGAAAAGCAGCCGATTTCTTGGGAACTGTGCATCACGAATACACCTTCACATTAGAAGAAGGTCTAGATGCCATTCCTGAAGTCATCTACCATCTCGAAACTTTCGACGTCACAACTGTCCGAGCATCTACGCCCATGTACCTCTTGTcgagaaagatcaaagccATGGGTGTAAAGATGGTATTGAGTGGTGAAGGTTCTGATGAGATCTATGGTG GATATCTTTACTTCCACGCTGCTCCCAACGCGCAAGATTTCCACGAAGAGTTGGTCAAGCGAGTAAAGAACTTGCACACTGCTGATTGTCTCCGAGCCAACAA ATCTACTATGGCCTGGGGTCTTGAGGCTCGAGTTCCTTTCCTCGACAAAGAATTCCTCGAAGTTTCCATGAACATCGATGCTAAATACAAGATGTTCTCAAAAGGAGCTGCTCAAGAGACTGATGCTGAGGGACGACCGAAAATGGAGAAG TACATCCTTCGAAAAGCATTCGACTGTGCACCTGATGGAAAAGCTTACTTACCCGATTCAATCTTATGGagacaaaaagaacaatTCTCAGATGGTGTTGGATATTCTTGGATTGATGGAATGAAAGATCACGCTGCCGCTGCAGTATCAGATGAAGCTTTCGAAAAGAGATCAGAGAGATTCCCGGAATCAACGCCTGACACAAAAGAAGCTTATTGGATCAGAGAACTTTTCGAACACCACTTCCCAAGTAAAGCTGCCGCTGGAACTGCAGTACGATGGATCCCTAAACAAGAATGGGGTGTATCAAGTGATCCCTCAGGAAGAGCTGTATCTATCCATACCGCTGCTTACGAAAACAAAGCTTAA
- a CDS encoding pre-mRNA-processing protein 45, whose translation MAALARALPTPLHNPMPQYEDIPSPAPQSNVSAGPQLPKYGSRKGWKPKTVIDFNGGGAYPECHVAQYPLDMGRKKAAGTTLALQVDQDGTVRYDAIAQHGRGAGSKVQSSFKDLVPLANRTDVSDKEREMERPDASEINETAERTRLALERITHGKIKAAQPKHVPKTNNDASYIRYTPANQGSGEGKQRIIKMTEVQEDPLEPARFKHKKIPRGPAEPPPPVLQSPPRAATAQDQKDWMIPPCISNWKNNKGYTVPLDKRLAADGRGLQDVHINDNFAKFSEALYVADRHAREEVRARSQMQQLLAQKEKAQKEENLRLLAQRAREERSGITSSAAGASASGPPKELGMGLGGYASGSDSGSASGEDESDDEDKASDEDEEAIREREQVRAEKRKEREKEMRMSNMGSEMRSKMLAKEANRDISEKIALGLAKPSASKETLLDSRLFNRESLSTSFASEDTYNLYDKPLFQGSSAAAAIYKSANSGKGNDESYGGGTEDGIRAELEKDRFALGNATRGFEGADSNEQREGPVQFEKDTIVTLDGASDPFGVEQFMDAARKGGKRTAEDREEEKRKRQRDE comes from the exons ATGGCAGCTTTAGCACG TGCCCTTCCAACTCCCCTTCACAATCCTATGCCTCAATATGAGGATATCCCTTCTCCCGCTCCTCAAAGTAACGTATCTGCAGGACCTCAATTACCCAAATATGGAAGTAGGAAAGGATGGAAACCTAAGACCGTCATAGATTTCAATGGTGGAGGAGCTTATCCCGAG TGTCATGTCGCTCAATATCCTTTGGATATGGGCAGGAAGAAAGCGGCTGGAACCACTTTGGCActtcaagttgatcaagatgggaCTGTAAGATATGATGCTATAGCTCAACATGGTAGAGGCGCTGGATCAAAAGTGCAATCTAgtttcaaag ATCTCGTACCATTGGCAAATCGAACTGATGTGTCagacaaagaaagagagatggaaagaccTGATGCATCTGAAATCAACGAAACTGCCGAAAGAACCAGATTAGCTTTAGAAAGAATAACGCATGGTAAAATCAAAGCAGCTCAACCTAAACATGTACCTAAAACGAACAATGATGCTTCATACATCCGATATACTCCTGCTAATCAAGGATCCGGAGAAGGTAAACAGAGAATCATAAAAATGACAgaagttcaagaagatccGTTAGAACCTGCACGATTTAAACATAAGAAAATACCCAGAGGACCCGCTGAGCCTCCTCCACCCGTATTGCAATCACCTCCAAGAGCCGCAActgctcaagatcaaaaagattGGATGATCCCTCCCTGTATCTCAAATTGGAAAAATAACAAAGGTTATACAGTACCATTGGATAAACGATTGGCTGCGGATGGAAGAGGTTTACAAGATGTTCATATCAATGATAATTTCGCAAAATTCTCTGAAGCTCTATATGTCGCTGATAGACAtgcaagagaagaagtaagagCAAGATCTCAAATGCAACAATTATTagctcaaaaagaaaaagctcaaaaagaagaaaatctAAGATTATTAGCTcaaagagcaagagaagagagatcagGTATAACTTCTTCTGCAGCTGGCGCAAGCGCTAGTGGACCACCTAAAGAATTAGGTATGGGACTAGGTGGTTATGCTTCCGGTTCTGATTCAGGATCAGcaagtggagaagatgaatctgatgacGAAGATAAAGCTAgcgatgaagacgaagaagctatcagagaaagagaacaagtcagagcagaaaagaggaaagagagagaaaaggaaatgagaatgagtaATATGGGTAGTGAAATGAGGTCTAAAATGTTGgccaa AGAAGCGAATCGAGACATTTCAGAAAAGATTGCACTGGGATTAGCGAAACCATCAGCATCCAAAGAAACTTTACTTGATTCAAGACTGTTCAACAGAGAATCACTATCAACTTCGTTCGCATCTGAAGACACTTACAACCTGTATGATAAACCATTGTTCCAAGGTTCTTCAGCAGCCGCAGCCATATACAAATCTGCTAATTCAGGTaaaggaaatgatgaatcatATGGTGGAGGAacagaagatggtatcagagcagaattggaaaaagatcGTTTCGCACTTGGAAACGCTACTCGAGGATTCGAAGGTGCAGATTCaaatgaacaaagagaagGTCCAGTCCAATTCGAAAAGGACACTATCGTAACTTTAGATGGTGCATCAGATCCCTTTGGTGTAGAACAATTCATGGACGCCGCTagaaaaggtggtaagaGAACTGCTGAAGATagggaagaggaaaagaggaaaaggcaaagagaTGAATAA